Proteins encoded within one genomic window of Kibdelosporangium phytohabitans:
- a CDS encoding MerR family transcriptional regulator: protein MIPDPRDTPVPNAGDKFDDEHYPAYTMGRAAEMLGTTPGFLRSLDEAKLIEPQRSTGGHRRYSRYQLRLAARVRELVDQGTGLDAACRIVTLEDQLHEAQRLNDELRQPD, encoded by the coding sequence ATGATCCCTGACCCACGTGACACACCCGTGCCCAACGCGGGTGACAAGTTCGATGATGAGCATTACCCCGCCTACACCATGGGGCGGGCCGCGGAGATGCTGGGCACCACGCCGGGATTCCTGCGCAGCCTGGACGAAGCCAAATTGATCGAGCCGCAGCGCTCCACCGGCGGACACCGCCGTTACTCGCGCTACCAGCTGCGATTGGCCGCCCGCGTACGGGAACTGGTCGACCAGGGCACCGGCCTGGACGCCGCCTGCCGGATCGTCACCCTCGAAGACCAACTCCACGAAGCGCAACGACTCAACGACGAACTGCGACAACCAGACTGA